One segment of Plasmodium vivax chromosome 14, whole genome shotgun sequence DNA contains the following:
- a CDS encoding hypothetical protein, conserved (encoded by transcript PVX_123470A) — protein MSAPGRSTHIRLHTLPKRKRGIPSPSAEMIELKNLDFHLENLGESNRCFNDEEKLGLLYGMTKLEEKTNKQIYLWGKIEGIENDYYIVYYLNHEKFFPKKKFYYCNDDYEFREMTKGNDKLIERVEKKTPFTLFTGVPASLYYEGRKSRRGQGGSHTGSHSGGVEGGSAGSDSSEASLSDSEKSSTGESNTGQSSSTQSSSSQSSIQNSDNSKSGRQNSADAQGRHQKGGSQSGESEMEGGTSKKEKKNKEEKSKKKERQSDITELERLSYVVRKIDEEAFIVPYNSVKITNNLEMKNANFSGLNMMEALKLTSWVHFRYPKNLTYDKIKNYNTFFLNNFLDSIKSDVPASMWHVKVNKQLSKISIMNCLYPGYVFYHLLNTPFYASVYIGNGIPNYDLPFLLP, from the coding sequence ATGAGCGCACCAGGTAGGAGCACACACATCCGTCTACACACACTTCCCAAACGAAAACGTGGCATTCCTTCCCCATCAGCCGAAATGATAGAACTAAAGAACCTGGACTTCCACTTAGAAAATTTAGGCGAATCCAACAGGTGCTTCAACGATGAGGAAAAACTGGGGCTGCTATACGGAATGACcaaattggaagaaaaaacaaacaagcaGATTTACCTGTGGGGGAAAATAGAAGGCATAGAAAATGACTACTACATAGTTTACTACCTCAATCATGAGAAGTTTTTTCcgaagaagaaattttaCTACTGTAATGATGATTACGAATTTAGGGAAATGACAAAGGGGAATGATAAGTTGATAGAGAGGGTGGAGAAGAAGACGCCCTTCACCCTATTCACAGGGGTGCCTGCCAGTTTGTATTATGAGGGTCGCAAGTCCAGGAGGGGGCAGGGCGGTAGTCACACAGGAAGTCATAGCGGTGGGGTAGAAGGTGGAAGCGCCGGAAGTGACAGTAGCGAAGCCTCCCTAAGCGACAGCGAGAAGAGTAGCACCGGGGAGAGCAACACCGGGCAGAGTAGCTCCACACAGAGTAGCTCCTCGCAGAGCAGCATCCAAAATAGTGACAACTCCAAAAGTGGACGTCAAAATAGTGCGGACGCCCAGGGGAgacaccaaaaggggggttcACAAAGCGGCGAAAGCGAAATGGAAGGAGGAacctcaaaaaaggaaaaaaaaaacaaagaggaaaaaagtaagaagaaagaaagacAGAGCGATATCACGGAGCTGGAGAGACTATCCTATGTTGTTCGAAAAATCGACGAAGAAGCATTTATTGTGCCTTACAATTCtgtaaaaattacaaataatttagaaatgaaaaatgccAATTTCAGCGGACTGAATATGATGGAAGCACTAAAATTAACCTCGTGGGTTCACTTTAGATACCCTAAAAATTTAACGTACgacaaaattaagaattataacactttttttttgaataattttctCGATTCTATAAAATCAGATGTTCCAGCAAGCATGTGGCATGTAAAAGTTAATAAGCAGTTAAGCAAAATTTCCATCATGAATTGTTTGTACCCTGGTTATGTCTTCTACCATCTTTTGAACACCCCCTTTTATGCCTCTGTGTATATAGGCAATGGGATTCCCAACTATgacctcccctttttgttgccTTAG
- a CDS encoding hypothetical protein, conserved (encoded by transcript PVX_123475A): protein MMIWKSTQKVKCKSEFLIVVFLLLFASITSSQLIKLDGQKINTNYILYVLKGLYIFGKNDSPYVLLGEKKDMATKGPHAIFENIGISTTDNKNTKYFSFDMEENKSDEEHKADEHSTSESNNGSDDEDEDSDEKDKKDKFKINLYKDNPYLRKKKEYMHKHEEDEVLNTGNLFLEVVIMKESDFNKFYLPKDSNVCCHTEERGMDGNDAYTCPGRGYLKRYVKESSMYALKLPVYFLNDRISNNDGMSPLENEVNHEEFLKKIQSRHVYNIDETDVYALFLSNCSDSKKYELELHGNIHILNKYGYLPGDKIPKLNLYVLCMIIYAIYLFAWIYLLMRNKQFVIKIQIWILVCIFLYLLENFFLFLYFLVYNIRARVNSNLLFLSVCTSILKNVCSYLLILLGSLGWGLVIPTLDKKTFIKIKVLFFFFIIFDFIKQFLDMHLTDAEVNAVYFLFCIIPVTIIYSIIYLWVFTSASKIIIQLNEDKQYEKLNMFKKFFNVLIFSLIFSVIAFVIDIVVMLFVDNTIWSLKCYLSEGIISCLFLIIITAMFMLFRPSDRLKRISHFTEIGDMDEMEDFSHFKASMEDIS from the coding sequence ATGATGATATGGAAGTCCACTCAGAAAGTTAAATGCAAAAGCGAGTTCCTCATCGTAGTGTTTCTTCTCCTGTTTGCAAGCATTACGAGCAGCCAGTTGATAAAATTGGATGGACAGAAGATAAACACCAACTACATTCTGTACGTTCTTAAGGGCCTGTACATATTTGGGAAAAATGACAGTCCGTACGTTTTGctgggggagaagaaggacatGGCAACGAAGGGGCCGCACGcaatttttgaaaacatAGGAATTAGTACAACGGATAATAAGAACACGAAATATTTCAGCTTCGACatggaggaaaataaatcgGACGAGGAACACAAGGCGGATGAGCACTCCACCTCGGAGAGCAACAACGGCAGtgatgatgaggatgaaGACAGTGATGAGAAAgacaaaaaggataaattcAAAATCAACCTGTATAAGGATAACCCGTAtttaagaaagaaaaaggaatatatgCACAAGCATGAGGAGGACGAAGTGCTAAACACAGGTAACCTATTTTTAGAAGTAGTCATCATGAAGGAAAGCGATTTCAATAAGTTTTATTTACCAAAAGATTCAAACGTCTGTTGCCACACGGAGGAAAGGGGGATGGACGGAAATGATGCGTACACCTGTCCAGGAAGGGGCTACCTAAAAAGGTACGTCAAGGAGTCAAGTATGTATGCATTAAAATTGCCAGTGTATTTTTTGAATGACCGAATTTCGAACAATGATGGGATGTCTCCTCTAGAGAATGAAGTAAATCATGaggagtttttaaaaaaaattcaaagcAGACATGTGTATAATATAGACGAGACGGATGTGTacgcattatttttatcaaacTGTTCtgatagtaaaaaatatgaattagAGCTACATGGcaatatacacattttgaaTAAGTATGGATATTTACCAGGAGATAAAATACCAAAACTGAATTTGTACGTTCTCTGTATGATCATTTAtgccatttatttattcGCTTGGATTTATTTACTAATGAGGAACAAACAgtttgtaataaaaattcaGATATGGATTCTGGTGTGTATATTTCTTTACTTGTTGGaaaatttcttcctctttctgTACTTCTTGGTATATAACATACGCGCAAGGGTGAATAGCAATTTGCTCTTCCTTTCAGTATGCACCAGCATTTTAAAGAATGTCTGTTCgtatcttttaattttactgGGATCTCTAGGCTGGGGTTTGGTCATCCCCACATTGGATAAGAAAACGTTTATCAAGATAAAAgtgctcttcttcttttttatcatttttgattTCATAAAACAGTTTCTGGACATGCACTTAACCGATGCGGAGGTGAACGCAGTTTATTTCCTCTTCTGCATCATCCCAGTGACGATTATCTACTCGATTATTTACTTGTGGGTATTTACCTCAGCTAGCAAAATTATCATTCAGCTAAATGAAGATAAACAGTATGAAAAGCTGAACATGTTTAAGAAGTTTTTTAacgtgttaattttttcgctcATCTTTTCAGTCATCGCTTTTGTTATAGATATCGTCGTTATGCTCTTTGTGGATAATACCATATGGAGCTTGAAATGCTACCTTAGCGAGGGAATTATCAGCTGCTTGTTTTTGATCATCATCACCGCTATGTTTATGTTGTTCAGGCCCTCCGACAGACTGAAGAGAATTTCACACTTTACAGAGATCGGCGATATGGACGAGATGGAGGACTTTTCACACTTCAAGGCCTCCATGGAGGACATTTCGTAG
- a CDS encoding seryl-tRNA synthetase, putative (encoded by transcript PVX_123480A; Apicoplast targeted protein. Curated by Stuart Ralph, Walter and Eliza Hall Institute of Medical Research, Australia.) produces the protein MHMKAPPLLCLLLCVHWVLGRRNKHGIESYINLWHGDPQWRDPHAVKRRTPLVCKNKRIEAEHGECGMSLNILKTNENKVIENLKKRGMEKNINNVQMLKDLIEEKNQLEMLRNNLRNRRKVLSDRVKKLLFAQNATVASAPQGGMSEGTPCMDSREVKMERRHPQKDTHFEERNVEQVKKEINQINEQININETKITHLRNKIEEHFSRLPNLLLSKVPEGKTHNGNKVVKMYKMKEVQMDKSNTSIEPHEEILKKFDNNQHIFDNITNKIGFGYNVLVNNIAKLERALIHFMINTHVNKFQYTYVKAPVIVARSALTNTGQLPKFENDLFKINNNYKILNEEAFLIPTSEVSLLNLFRNAHLDSENLPIRLVSHSSCFRIEKNFTYGKASKGLLREHIFEKVELVNITDRKTSHLFYKNLIKHSEYILKKLKIPYRVVLLNSFETPFSASICYDLEAWLPSQQRFVEVSSCSNCLDFQARKLNLKYKKKDSNFFCHTINGSGLAVGRVLAIILEQYQMGGTSPNEKKQLIIPKPLRKFMNASVISL, from the coding sequence ATGCATATGAaagcccccccccttctctgCCTACTGCTATGCGTTCATTGGGTACTTGGAAGGCGGAACAAACATGGGATCGAATCGTACATTAACTTATGGCACGGGGACCCCCAATGGAGGGACCCACATGCGGTGAAAAGACGCACCCCCCTAGTGTGCAAGAACAAAAGGATCGAAGCGGAGCATGGCGAATGTGGCATGAGtcttaacattttaaaaacaaatgaaaacaaagtaattgaaaatttaaaaaaaaggggaatggaaaaaaatatcaacaATGTTCAAATGTTAAAAGATTTaatagaggaaaaaaatcaactgGAAATGTTAAGAAATAATCTACGAAATAGGAGAAAAGTTTTATCCGATCGGGTAAAAAAGTTACTGTTTGCTCAGAATGCCACTGTTGCAAGTGCACCCCAGGGTGGAATGTCAGAGGGGACACCCTGCATGGATAGCAGAGAAGTGAAAATGGAAAGACGGCACCCCCAAAAGGAcacccattttgaagaacgCAATGTCGaacaagtgaaaaaagaaataaaccAAATAAACGAACAAATTAACATTAACGAAACGAAGATAACCCATTTGAGGAACAAAATAGAGGAGCATTTCAGTAGACTGCCAAACCTTTTACTAAGCAAAGTACcggagggaaaaacacacaaCGGAAATAAAGTAGTCAAGATgtataaaatgaaagaagtCCAAATGGATAAAAGTAACACCTCTATAGAACCTcatgaagaaattttaaaaaaattcgacaACAATCAACACATTTTTGACAACATAACAAACAAAATTGGCTTTGGCTATAACGTGCTAGTAAATAATATTGCCAAATTGGAGAGGGCATTAATTCACTTCATGATTAATACCCATGTAAATAAATTCCAATACACGTATGTAAAAGCGCCAGTAATAGTTGCCAGGTCGGCCTTAACCAACACAGGGCAACTACCCAAATTTGAAAacgatttatttaaaattaataacaatTATAAGATTCTAAATGAAGAAGCTTTTCTAATTCCCACTAGCGAAGTTTCTCTATTAAACCTTTTTAGAAATGCCCACCTAGATTCTGAAAATTTACCCATTAGGCTAGTCAGCCATTCTTCATGTTTTaggatagaaaaaaattttacctaTGGAAAAGCATCCAAGGGATTGCTACGTGAGCACATTTTCGAGAAGGTAGAATTAGTTAACATCACCGATAGGAAAACCTCTCATCTGTTTTACAAAAACTTAATTAAACATAGTgagtatattttaaaaaaattgaaaattccCTACAGAGTAGTTCTTCTGAATTCCTTTGAAACGCCATTTTCCGCGTCTATCTGTTACGATTTGGAAGCCTGGCTACCTAGTCAGCAACGATTTGTCGAAGTTTCTTCCTGCTCAAATTGCTTAGATTTCCAAGCAAGGAAacttaatttaaaatataaaaaaaaggacagtAACTTTTTCTGCCATACTATTAATGGCTCCGGTTTGGCCGTAGGGCGTGTCTTGGCAATCATCCTGGAACAgtaccaaatgggggggacttccccaaatgaaaaaaagcagcTCATCATTCCGAAGCCCTTGCGGAAGTTTATGAACGCGTCAGTCATTAGTTTGTAG
- a CDS encoding hypothetical protein, conserved (encoded by transcript PVX_123485A) — MMSSFRKKCTTLVIARYKRRELRLRCCYNLRREFSSGKTSGGKSGRRDVKSENWGERVHPHVNAKTKGKPTFPQSVSRGVSQSVPPGEATSEEDPRDIYFNNNVIEKRVADILIKNSHNESLFGFLPMEGRTNKVPKGFKICQWLFLLALSSGVLLIHILPEVGRENYIRDIFSFEVYCCSCILVFHGGFNSLLQLIQYGVPPTRKYKGLYNSLRLISSIIPLFFGLITSSLCESFPKDSIFLLMLSYMSLLLNYYLLHNKCLIPAWMFRQCKLLICIVLFNLLLLLISEAQIYRGRKVSIQVDD, encoded by the coding sequence ATGATGAGTTCATTTCGGAAAAAATGCACCACTTTGGTAATTGCTCGTTACAAAAGGAGGGAGCTGCGCCTTAGGTGCTGTTACAATTTGAGGCGGGAATTCTCCAGTGGCAAGACAAGCGGTGGTAAGAGCGGGCGGCGCGACGTCAAGAGTGAGAACTGGGGGGAAAGAGTGCATCCACATGTGAATGCAAAGACAAAGGGGAAGCCGACCTTTCCCCAGAGTGTATCCCGAGGTGTATCCCAGAGTGTACCCCCCGGTGAAGCCACAAGTGAGGAAGACCCCAGAGACATATACTTTAACAACAACGTGATCGAAAAACGAGTAGCAGACATACTCATAAAAAACAGCCACAACGAATCCCTCTTTGGATTTCTGCCCATGGAAGGGCGAACGAATAAAGTTCCAAAGGGTTTCAAAATATGCCAATGGCTTTTCTTATTGGCCCTTTCCAGTGGCGTGTTGCTAATTCATATACTGCCAGAAGTGGGTAGGGAAAATTACATACGagacattttttccttcgaaGTTTATTGCTGTTCATGCATTTTAGTGTTCCACGGAGGGTTTAATTCGCTGCTGCAATTAATTCAGTATGGAGTGCCTCCGACGAGAAAGTACAAAGGCCTGTACAACAGCTTACGTTTGATCTCCTCCATAAttccattattttttggctTAATAACATCGTCGTTATGTGAGAGTTTTCCCAAAGAtagcattttccttttaatgcTATCGTACATGTCACTCTTGCTGAATTATTACCTACTACACAACAAGTGCTTAATTCCGGCGTGGATGTTCCGGCAGTGCAAGCTTTTAATTTGCATCGTTTTGTTTAACTTGCTTTTGTTGTTAATAAGCGAGGCGCAGATTTACAGGGGGAGGAAGGTTTCCATCCAGGTTGATGACTAA